One genomic segment of Mesoterricola silvestris includes these proteins:
- a CDS encoding pentapeptide repeat-containing protein, whose amino-acid sequence MAELTRDDVIEHVKNKVSLEFANLSGLDLRGIDFRRTNLSGADLTSCRLQGSHFLETNLTRAILYEADLSGTNLSGSDLSRANLQKAILVEANMTNAKMVEASLRQADLSQADFTQSDLAKADLHFAKCSGTDFRRAVLSDANFGRAFLRGAMFRGANIMGATFEGALGVDPAVLQGDIAGGIELDEPESGRSLLDVFRVTTTVDYNALRPMGDSTKGAPARKTKYHPPLRGIASVIYTTGGWIRGTFHVPTMHGFLEYLNLSGDMLKLTGVILPYLEMELRFFALRRGKALLVMPDCDLALLQLPEPTAQYHVHRVSFLLEGGTVTGSLAIEEDIRVSDYLANHDGFLVLRNCRFGAHDAPVEEESHFPLLLVNSATVVGASDERLRDG is encoded by the coding sequence ATGGCCGAACTGACGCGGGACGATGTCATCGAGCACGTGAAGAACAAGGTTTCGCTCGAGTTCGCGAACCTTTCCGGCCTGGATCTGCGGGGGATCGACTTCCGCAGGACGAACCTGAGCGGGGCGGACCTGACCTCCTGCCGGCTCCAGGGCTCCCATTTCCTGGAGACCAACCTCACCCGGGCGATCCTCTACGAAGCCGACCTCTCCGGCACGAACCTTTCCGGTTCGGACCTCTCCCGGGCCAATCTCCAGAAGGCGATCCTGGTGGAGGCCAACATGACCAACGCGAAGATGGTGGAGGCCAGCCTGCGCCAGGCGGATCTCTCCCAGGCGGACTTCACCCAGTCCGACCTGGCCAAGGCCGATCTCCATTTCGCCAAGTGCAGCGGCACGGATTTCCGCCGGGCGGTGCTGTCCGACGCCAACTTCGGCCGGGCCTTCCTTCGGGGGGCCATGTTCCGGGGCGCCAACATCATGGGCGCCACCTTCGAGGGCGCCCTCGGGGTGGATCCCGCGGTGCTCCAGGGGGACATCGCCGGGGGCATCGAGCTGGACGAGCCGGAATCCGGAAGGTCGCTGCTGGACGTCTTCAGGGTCACCACCACCGTGGACTACAACGCCCTCCGCCCCATGGGCGATTCCACGAAGGGCGCCCCGGCGCGCAAGACCAAGTACCATCCCCCCCTTCGGGGCATCGCCTCGGTCATCTACACCACCGGCGGCTGGATCCGGGGCACCTTCCACGTGCCCACCATGCACGGGTTCCTGGAGTACCTGAACCTTTCCGGCGACATGCTGAAGCTCACCGGCGTCATCCTGCCCTACCTTGAGATGGAGCTGCGCTTTTTCGCCCTGCGGAGGGGCAAGGCCCTGCTGGTGATGCCCGACTGCGACCTGGCGCTGCTGCAGCTGCCGGAACCCACGGCCCAGTACCACGTCCACCGGGTCTCGTTCCTCCTGGAAGGGGGCACCGTCACCGGGAGCCTCGCCATCGAGGAGGACATCCGCGTATCGGACTACCTGGCCAACCATGACGGGTTCCTGGTGCTGCGCAACTGCCGCTTCGGCGCCCACGACGCGCCGGTGGAGGAGGAGAGCCACTTCCCGCTGCTGCTGGTGAACAGCGCCACGGTGGTGGGGGCCTCGGACGAGAGGCTCAGGGACGGGTAG
- a CDS encoding S1C family serine protease, with protein sequence MRKAAAIIFILASGLVIGWCAGQGSARGPAAPRPVTPRGALPAAEQSVVDRFREARGSVVYLTSMAYQQDLFSLDVQAVPTGTGSGFIWDASGHIVTNYHVIQDAQEVEAALADGSRHKAKVIGVAPEKDLAVLLLQDGASAKLRPLPLGTSSDLQVGQSVMAIGNPFGLDQTLTTGVVSALGREIQSATRRRITGVIQTDAAINPGNSGGPLLDSAGRLIGINTAIQSTSGSSAGIGFAVPVDTINRIVPQLISKGRPVRVDLGFDPLPEGWAASNNVPPGIIVGRVRQGGSAERAGLRGLTRQGRGYALGDVILGVNGSPVKDMDRLLDLAEAEPAGGRLQLEVLRDGKRIRMTLNLEPGRI encoded by the coding sequence ATGCGAAAAGCCGCAGCCATCATCTTCATCCTGGCCTCGGGCCTCGTCATCGGCTGGTGCGCCGGACAGGGCTCGGCGAGGGGACCCGCCGCGCCGCGGCCGGTGACCCCCCGGGGCGCCCTGCCGGCGGCGGAACAGAGCGTCGTGGACCGGTTCAGGGAGGCCCGCGGTTCCGTGGTCTACCTCACGTCCATGGCCTACCAGCAGGACCTCTTCTCCCTGGACGTGCAGGCCGTGCCCACCGGCACCGGCTCCGGCTTCATATGGGACGCCTCCGGCCACATCGTCACCAACTACCACGTCATCCAGGACGCCCAGGAGGTGGAGGCGGCCCTGGCCGACGGCAGCCGCCACAAGGCCAAGGTCATTGGCGTCGCTCCGGAGAAGGACCTCGCGGTCCTGCTGCTCCAGGACGGCGCCTCGGCCAAGCTCAGGCCCCTGCCGCTGGGAACCTCCTCGGACCTGCAGGTGGGCCAGAGCGTCATGGCCATCGGGAACCCCTTCGGCCTGGACCAGACCCTCACCACCGGGGTGGTTTCCGCCCTGGGCCGGGAGATCCAGAGCGCCACGCGCCGGCGCATCACCGGGGTGATCCAGACCGACGCCGCCATCAACCCCGGCAATTCCGGCGGCCCGCTTCTGGACAGCGCGGGCCGGCTCATCGGCATCAACACGGCCATCCAGAGCACCTCGGGCAGTTCCGCGGGCATCGGGTTCGCGGTGCCGGTGGACACCATCAACCGGATCGTGCCCCAGCTCATCTCCAAGGGCCGCCCCGTGCGGGTGGACCTGGGCTTCGATCCCCTTCCCGAAGGGTGGGCGGCCTCCAACAACGTCCCCCCGGGGATCATCGTGGGCCGGGTGCGCCAGGGCGGATCGGCGGAACGGGCCGGGCTGCGCGGGCTGACCCGCCAGGGGCGGGGCTATGCCCTGGGGGACGTGATCCTGGGCGTGAACGGCTCCCCCGTGAAGGACATGGACCGCCTCCTGGACCTCGCCGAGGCGGAACCCGCCGGCGGGCGCCTCCAGCTGGAGGTGCTGAGGGACGGCAAGCGCATCCGCATGACGCTGAACCTGGAGCCGGGCAGGATCTGA
- a CDS encoding PAS domain S-box protein, which translates to MRPRGPSARRQDPRDRIGGYLGGFRGYAFAFLATAGTLGLRLACAPGFGQRPLMVLFMLPIIISAFLGGLGPGLLATGLSALFLDLALVPPRGSLAVSGPFDLVQLCFLVASGVLVSFLAGALLRSRAKEAAAAHRLQAALEQERASHHALGISENSRQVLDALYRGLMETTPAGCFVTDGHWRIILVNQAYVQRSGYSREELLAMRVPDLSGEDSDEAYRRMPAEGQVRFETRHTTRSGEVWPVEIVASYSPMEGGRLFVFCQDITERVQALDAMRSMEHLNTVRSRMEMALVESEKRFQDIASASSDWFWEVDREGRYTYASESVAKVLGFRPEEMVGRSMLDGYPPDERQGMENRHRRLFAEAQAFRNIPATQVRKDGGIVHVLTSGTPLLDGEGALKGFRGLDLDVTDVRFAEEQQRKLEGELVQAQKLESIGRLAGGVAHDFNNMLGVILGQAEVAMMLPGSKPFQPFLGEIIKAARRSGDLTRQLLAFARKQVIAPRVLDLNETIQGMLKMLGRLIGEDITLAWVRKEGLWPIRMDPSQIDQILANLAVNARDAILGVGRITIGLENVTVDGSFLRDHPEAVAGDFVALSVADSGCGMDPEVLSHIFEPFFTTKAMGKGTGLGLATVFGIVKQNDGFILVESQPGKGTRFRIYLPRHAGSRPEAEGAAPPAIPTGHGETILLVEDEEAVLVATRMLLEQLGYVVLSAQGAARALEIEGSFAGTLDLLLTDVVMPEMNGRELSEWIRNRRPGLPVLFMSGYTADILDPHGVLEEGVHFIQKPATVLELARGVEGVLGPRPRL; encoded by the coding sequence ATGCGTCCTCGAGGCCCCAGCGCGCGAAGGCAGGACCCACGGGACCGCATCGGCGGCTACCTGGGCGGATTCCGGGGCTATGCCTTCGCCTTCCTGGCCACGGCGGGCACCCTGGGCCTGAGGCTGGCCTGCGCCCCCGGATTCGGGCAGCGCCCCCTGATGGTCCTGTTCATGCTGCCCATCATCATCAGCGCCTTCCTGGGGGGCCTGGGCCCCGGCCTCCTGGCCACGGGTCTATCGGCCCTGTTCCTGGACCTGGCGCTCGTGCCCCCCCGGGGTTCCCTGGCCGTCTCCGGCCCCTTCGACCTGGTCCAGCTCTGCTTCCTGGTGGCCAGCGGCGTCCTCGTGAGCTTCCTCGCGGGCGCCCTCCTCCGATCCCGGGCCAAGGAGGCCGCCGCCGCCCACCGGCTCCAGGCCGCATTGGAGCAGGAACGGGCCTCCCACCACGCCCTGGGGATCAGCGAGAATTCCCGCCAGGTGCTCGACGCGCTGTACCGCGGGCTCATGGAGACCACCCCCGCGGGATGCTTCGTCACCGACGGCCACTGGCGGATCATCCTGGTGAACCAGGCCTACGTCCAGCGTTCCGGCTATTCCCGGGAGGAGCTCCTGGCCATGCGCGTCCCCGACCTGAGCGGGGAGGACTCCGACGAGGCCTACCGCCGGATGCCCGCCGAGGGGCAGGTGCGTTTCGAGACCCGGCACACCACCCGCTCCGGCGAGGTCTGGCCCGTGGAGATCGTCGCTTCCTACTCGCCCATGGAGGGCGGGCGCCTTTTCGTGTTCTGCCAGGACATCACCGAGCGGGTCCAGGCCCTGGACGCCATGCGGTCCATGGAGCACCTGAACACCGTGCGCAGTCGCATGGAGATGGCCCTGGTGGAGAGCGAGAAGCGCTTCCAGGACATCGCCAGCGCCTCCTCCGACTGGTTCTGGGAGGTGGACCGGGAGGGCCGCTACACCTACGCCTCGGAGAGCGTCGCCAAGGTCCTGGGCTTCCGGCCCGAGGAGATGGTCGGGCGGTCCATGCTGGACGGCTATCCCCCCGACGAGCGCCAGGGCATGGAGAACCGCCACCGGCGCCTGTTCGCGGAGGCCCAGGCCTTCCGCAACATCCCCGCCACCCAGGTGCGCAAGGACGGCGGCATCGTCCACGTGCTCACGTCGGGCACCCCGCTCCTGGACGGCGAGGGGGCCCTCAAGGGGTTCCGGGGCCTGGACCTGGACGTTACCGACGTCCGGTTCGCGGAGGAACAGCAGCGCAAGCTCGAGGGCGAACTGGTCCAGGCGCAGAAGCTCGAATCCATCGGCCGGCTCGCGGGGGGCGTGGCCCACGACTTCAACAACATGCTGGGCGTCATCCTGGGCCAGGCGGAAGTGGCCATGATGCTCCCCGGCTCCAAGCCCTTCCAGCCCTTCCTGGGGGAGATCATCAAGGCCGCGCGGCGCTCGGGGGACCTCACCCGCCAGCTGCTGGCCTTCGCCCGCAAGCAGGTCATCGCCCCCCGGGTGCTGGACCTGAACGAGACCATCCAGGGCATGCTGAAGATGCTGGGGAGGCTCATCGGCGAGGACATCACCCTGGCCTGGGTGCGCAAGGAAGGCCTGTGGCCGATCCGCATGGATCCCTCCCAGATCGACCAGATCCTGGCCAATCTCGCCGTCAACGCCCGGGACGCCATCCTGGGGGTGGGCCGGATCACCATCGGCCTGGAGAACGTCACCGTCGACGGGTCCTTCCTGCGCGACCATCCGGAGGCGGTGGCCGGCGACTTCGTGGCGCTCTCGGTGGCCGATTCGGGCTGCGGGATGGACCCGGAGGTCCTCTCCCACATCTTCGAACCCTTCTTCACCACCAAGGCCATGGGCAAGGGCACGGGCCTGGGCCTGGCCACGGTGTTCGGCATCGTCAAGCAGAACGACGGCTTCATCCTGGTGGAAAGCCAGCCCGGGAAGGGCACCCGGTTCCGGATCTACCTGCCCCGCCATGCGGGTTCCCGGCCCGAGGCCGAGGGGGCCGCGCCCCCGGCCATCCCCACCGGCCACGGGGAGACGATCCTCCTGGTGGAGGACGAGGAGGCGGTCCTCGTGGCCACGCGGATGCTCCTGGAGCAGCTGGGCTACGTGGTGCTGTCCGCCCAGGGCGCCGCCAGGGCCCTGGAGATCGAGGGCAGCTTCGCGGGCACCCTGGACCTGCTCCTCACGGACGTGGTGATGCCCGAGATGAACGGCCGCGAGCTTTCCGAATGGATCCGCAACCGCAGGCCGGGCCTGCCCGTGCTGTTCATGAGCGGATACACCGCCGATATCCTGGACCCCCACGGCGTGCTGGAGGAGGGCGTGCACTTCATCCAGAAGCCGGCCACGGTCCTGGAGCTGGCCCGGGGCGTGGAAGGCGTCCTGGGGCCGCGTCCCAGGTTATGA
- a CDS encoding DUF3667 domain-containing protein, translating to MTSTGSCLDCGTPLHGPFCSQCGQHRQDRDLRLGHVLKEAVLEFFNLDSRLVATLRLLFLRPGELTLAYFAGHRARFLPPFRLYVFVSILLFMLLGSAGTSTRAPGKGRANVIVQVDDEAPLPEAAPAKKPGRIKRGILKAKENPEAFKAVLLLWISRVMFLLLPAFAALLLLFHAGSGTYFVEHVIFSLHFHAYAFSVFIVQEILAKAPWGLVRVAGGLLFLALPVHLCLALKRVHGGKAWKRHLRGIALSGTYLVVVGTVLVTVVLLVITRG from the coding sequence ATGACCTCCACCGGATCCTGCCTCGATTGCGGCACGCCGCTCCACGGCCCCTTCTGCTCCCAGTGCGGCCAGCACCGCCAGGACCGGGACCTGCGCCTCGGGCACGTCCTGAAGGAGGCGGTCCTGGAGTTCTTCAACCTGGATTCGAGGCTGGTGGCGACGCTGCGCCTTCTCTTCCTGCGGCCCGGGGAGCTCACCCTCGCCTACTTCGCCGGGCACCGGGCGCGGTTCCTGCCGCCCTTCCGGCTCTACGTGTTCGTGAGCATCCTCCTGTTCATGCTGCTGGGTTCTGCGGGCACCTCCACCCGCGCCCCGGGGAAGGGGCGCGCCAACGTGATCGTCCAGGTGGACGACGAGGCCCCGCTCCCCGAAGCCGCGCCCGCGAAGAAGCCGGGCCGGATCAAGCGGGGCATCCTCAAGGCCAAGGAGAACCCCGAGGCCTTCAAGGCCGTGCTCCTCCTGTGGATCTCCAGGGTCATGTTCCTGCTGCTGCCCGCCTTCGCCGCGCTCCTGCTCCTCTTCCACGCCGGGAGCGGAACCTACTTCGTGGAGCACGTCATCTTCTCCCTCCACTTCCACGCCTACGCATTCAGCGTCTTCATCGTCCAGGAAATCCTGGCCAAGGCGCCCTGGGGGCTGGTGCGCGTGGCCGGGGGACTCCTGTTCCTCGCCCTGCCCGTGCACCTTTGCCTCGCCCTGAAGCGCGTGCACGGCGGGAAGGCCTGGAAGCGGCATCTCCGGGGGATCGCGCTCAGCGGAACCTACCTGGTGGTGGTGGGGACGGTGCTGGTCACGGTCGTGCTGCTGGTGATCACCCGGGGGTAG